The Streptomyces sp. P9-A4 genome contains a region encoding:
- a CDS encoding FAD-binding oxidoreductase, whose amino-acid sequence MDDLLTRLSAGLPAEALLTDPDVTDSYSRDMASFCAAGTPAVVVLPRTVEQVQHVMRTATELRVPVVPQGARTGLSGGANASEGCIVLSLVKMDRILEINPVDRIAVVEPGVINAVLSRAVAEHGLYYPPDPSSWETCTIGGNIGTASGGLCCVKYGVTAEYVLGLDVVLADGRLLRTGRRTAKGVAGYDLTRLFVGSEGSLGVVVGAVLALRPQPPVQLALAAEFPSAAAACEAVCAIMERGHTPSLLELMDRTTVQAVNKLARMGLPDTTEALLLCAFDTPDPAADLAAVGELCTAAGATEVVPAADAAESELLLQARRLSLTALETIKSATMIDDVCVPRTRLAEMLDGTAAVAEKYGLTIGVCAHAGDGNTHPVVCFDHTDEDESRRARESFDEIMALGLALGGTITGEHGVGVLKKEWLARELGPVGLELQRGIKATFDPLGLLNPGKLF is encoded by the coding sequence ATGGACGATCTTCTGACGCGGCTGAGCGCCGGGCTTCCCGCCGAGGCGCTGCTCACCGATCCGGACGTGACGGACTCCTACTCCCGCGACATGGCGAGCTTCTGCGCGGCGGGCACCCCCGCCGTCGTCGTGCTCCCGCGCACGGTCGAACAGGTCCAGCACGTCATGCGCACCGCGACCGAACTCCGCGTCCCCGTCGTGCCTCAGGGGGCCCGTACCGGCCTGTCCGGCGGCGCGAACGCCTCCGAGGGCTGCATCGTGCTCTCCCTGGTCAAGATGGACCGCATCCTGGAGATCAACCCGGTCGACCGGATCGCCGTCGTCGAACCGGGCGTGATCAACGCCGTGCTGTCACGGGCCGTCGCCGAACACGGCCTGTACTACCCGCCGGACCCGTCCAGCTGGGAGACGTGCACCATCGGCGGGAACATCGGCACCGCCTCGGGCGGCCTGTGCTGCGTGAAGTACGGGGTGACCGCCGAGTACGTCCTCGGCCTCGACGTCGTCCTCGCCGACGGTCGCCTCCTGCGCACCGGGCGCCGCACCGCCAAGGGCGTGGCCGGCTATGACCTGACCCGGCTGTTCGTCGGTTCCGAAGGCAGCCTCGGTGTCGTCGTCGGCGCGGTGCTCGCGCTCCGGCCGCAGCCCCCGGTGCAGCTCGCGCTCGCCGCCGAGTTCCCCTCCGCGGCCGCCGCCTGCGAGGCCGTCTGCGCGATCATGGAGCGCGGCCACACCCCGTCGCTGCTCGAACTCATGGACCGCACCACCGTCCAGGCGGTCAACAAGCTGGCGCGCATGGGTCTGCCGGACACCACCGAGGCCCTGCTCCTGTGCGCCTTCGACACCCCGGACCCGGCCGCCGACCTGGCCGCCGTCGGGGAGCTGTGCACGGCGGCGGGCGCCACCGAGGTCGTCCCGGCCGCCGACGCCGCCGAGTCCGAACTGCTCCTCCAGGCACGCCGGCTCTCCCTCACCGCCCTGGAGACGATCAAGTCCGCGACGATGATCGACGACGTGTGCGTGCCGCGGACGCGGCTCGCCGAGATGCTGGACGGCACGGCGGCCGTCGCGGAGAAGTACGGCCTGACCATCGGCGTCTGCGCGCACGCCGGTGACGGCAACACCCATCCCGTCGTCTGCTTCGACCACACCGACGAGGACGAGTCGCGGCGCGCGCGGGAGTCCTTCGACGAGATCATGGCGCTCGGGCTCGCGCTCGGCGGCACGATCACCGGCGAACACGGCGTCGGCGTCCTCAAGAAGGAGTGGCTGGCACGGGAGCTCGGGCCGGTCGGTCTGGAACTCCAGCGCGGGATCAAGGCGACCTTCGACCCGCTGGGGCTGCTCAACCCCGGAAAGCTCTTCTGA